The Artemia franciscana chromosome 18, ASM3288406v1, whole genome shotgun sequence genome includes a window with the following:
- the LOC136038969 gene encoding uncharacterized protein LOC136038969 has translation MDVFDEQIIEFVEARKYLYSSKDPGFKDRQLKQNSWESLSQSFASVGKDISVTELVKKWGNLRDRYVRLKKKGKAPSGSSADSSLKPEERKLVENMNFLHSHIVERSRKTTGNTVQRESGITSENPLDYTTTIFAESHDSTFLQSADNQESEFSQSAETSFQNSDGVVNIDGVFDFITPRKDTFMANESSASSFHQNATTPLPGTSKRKRTVSADSSDLNKILTDYFKQRFCKKNNTDSNLDQHDPDKYFLVTLASFKKVPNDLMLDCQLDILQTIKKYI, from the exons ATGGATGTTTTTGATGAACAAATTATTGAATTTGTAGAAGCTAGGAAATATTTATATAGCTCAAAGGACCCTGGTTTCAAGGATAGGCAATTGAAGCAGAATTCGTGGGAAAGTCTGAGCCAAAGCTTTGCTTCAGTTGGTAAAGACATTAGTG TTACTGAGCTTGTGAAAAAATGGGGTAATTTGAGGGATCGCTATGTCCGtctgaagaaaaaaggaaaagctcCCAGTGGCTCTAGTGCTGATTCAAGCTTAAAGCCAGAAGAGCGAAAACTTGTTGAAAACATGAACTTCCTTCATAGCCATATTGTGGAGAGAAGCAGAAAAACTACAGGAAATACTGTTCAGCGTGAAAGTGGTATTACTAGTGAGAATCCACTGGACTACACCACCACCATTTTTGCTGAGAGTCATGATTCAACATTTTTACAGTCTGCAGATAATCAAGAGTCAGAATTTTCACAGTCTGCAGAAACCAGCTTTCAAAATAGTGATGGAGTAGTGAATATTGATGGAGTGTTTGATTTTATTACACCAAGGAAAGATACTTTTATGGCAAATGAATCAAGTGCTTCATCTTTTCATCAGAATGCCACAACCCCACTACCAggaacttcaaaaagaaaaaggactGTGTCTGCAGATTCAAGTGACTTGAATAAAATTCTGACAGATTATTTCAAGCaaagattttgcaaaaaaaataatacagataGCAACTTGGATCAGCATGATccagacaaatattttttagtcACTCTTGCCTCATTTAAAAAAGTACCAAATGATTTGATGTTGGATTGTCAACTAGATATTTTACAAACAATTAAGAAGTATATTTAA